A stretch of Sinimarinibacterium sp. NLF-5-8 DNA encodes these proteins:
- a CDS encoding molybdopterin-synthase adenylyltransferase MoeB, with protein MADFSRYSRQVVLPQVGVNGQALLRDSAVLIVGLGGLGCPAAQYLAGAGVGTLFLADKDRVERSNLQRQTLYRESDIGKAKVAAALAQLAALNSEIELIGCDQDNWRARVAEADVVLDCTDNFAARFAINAACARARKPLVSGAAIRMDAQLAVFDLARGGACYRCLYDEAGEALERCEEAGILGPVVGSIGTLQALAAIQILLGQWRQGSLLQTFDAQQMQWRRHTLARDPACPVCADDACS; from the coding sequence ATGGCTGATTTTTCCCGCTATTCGCGCCAGGTGGTGCTGCCGCAGGTCGGCGTCAACGGTCAGGCGCTGTTGCGCGACTCTGCCGTGCTCATCGTCGGGCTGGGCGGGCTGGGTTGTCCGGCGGCGCAGTATTTGGCCGGTGCCGGTGTCGGCACCTTGTTTTTGGCCGATAAAGACCGCGTGGAACGCAGCAATTTGCAGCGGCAAACGCTGTACCGCGAAAGCGACATTGGCAAAGCCAAGGTTGCCGCCGCCCTTGCGCAACTGGCCGCGCTCAATAGCGAAATTGAGCTGATCGGCTGCGATCAAGACAACTGGCGCGCGCGCGTGGCCGAGGCCGATGTGGTGCTGGACTGCACCGATAACTTTGCCGCGCGCTTTGCCATCAACGCCGCCTGCGCGCGCGCGCGCAAGCCCTTGGTCAGCGGCGCGGCGATTCGCATGGACGCGCAACTGGCGGTGTTTGACCTTGCGCGCGGCGGCGCCTGCTACCGCTGTTTGTACGACGAAGCCGGCGAGGCGCTGGAGCGTTGCGAAGAAGCCGGCATTCTCGGCCCCGTCGTCGGCAGCATCGGCACCTTGCAGGCGCTGGCGGCGATACAAATCCTGCTGGGGCAGTGGCGACAAGGCTCCCTGCTGCAAACCTTTGATGCCCAGCAGATGCAGTGGCGGCGGCATACACTCGCCCGCGATCCTGCCTGTCCGGTATGCGCTGATGACGCTTGCTCCTGA
- the prmC gene encoding peptide chain release factor N(5)-glutamine methyltransferase, translating into MNAETLNTWRARALAILRAVSNSAAADADYLLMHVTGVTRAQLLTRADHALSAAQQQLLESLLARRARGEPLAYLLQNQPFWSLDLQVTPDVLIPRADTETLVEWALELARARGQGALALADLGTGSGAIALALAHELPQAQVTATDISIAALDVARANAARLKLDVHFAQGAWCAALPARARFDLMVSNPPYIARDDAHLAALQFEPQLALTDGADGLSALTQIIHQARAHLVPGGWLLLEHGFDQAEAVRARLQQAGYAQVSTRADYGGNPRVSAGVFDG; encoded by the coding sequence GTGAACGCTGAAACATTGAACACCTGGCGCGCGCGCGCGCTGGCGATCCTGCGCGCGGTCAGCAACAGCGCCGCCGCCGATGCCGACTACTTATTGATGCACGTCACCGGCGTCACCCGCGCGCAGCTTTTGACCCGCGCGGATCACGCCTTGAGCGCCGCGCAGCAACAGCTGCTTGAATCACTGCTGGCCCGCCGCGCGCGCGGTGAGCCGCTGGCTTATTTGCTGCAAAACCAGCCGTTTTGGAGCCTTGATTTACAGGTCACGCCCGATGTGCTGATTCCGCGCGCGGACACCGAAACGCTGGTGGAATGGGCATTAGAACTGGCGCGCGCGCGCGGGCAGGGCGCTCTGGCACTGGCCGATTTGGGCACCGGCAGCGGCGCGATTGCGCTGGCGCTGGCGCACGAACTGCCGCAGGCGCAGGTGACGGCCACCGATATCTCAATCGCCGCGCTCGATGTTGCCCGCGCCAATGCCGCGCGCTTGAAACTCGATGTGCACTTTGCCCAGGGCGCGTGGTGCGCAGCACTGCCCGCGCGCGCGCGCTTTGATTTGATGGTGAGCAATCCGCCGTACATCGCGCGCGATGATGCCCACCTCGCCGCGCTGCAATTTGAGCCGCAACTCGCGCTCACCGACGGCGCGGATGGTCTATCGGCGCTGACGCAAATCATCCACCAGGCGCGCGCGCATTTAGTCCCCGGCGGCTGGTTGCTGCTGGAGCATGGCTTTGATCAGGCCGAGGCCGTGCGCGCGCGCTTGCAGCAGGCCGGTTATGCACAGGTCAGCACGCGCGCCGATTACGGCGGCAATCCGCGCGTGAGCGCAGGAGTGTTTGATGGCTGA
- the prfA gene encoding peptide chain release factor 1, with translation MKNSLIEKLQNMLERREELSQELSDPEVIGDVDKFRRLSQEYAQLGPVVESFAAWQSSSENLTDLEAMQSDADPDMRAMAAEEYPQVKARIAALEAELQGYLVPRDPLDNNNVFLEVRAGTGGDEAAIFAGDLFRMYSRYAETQGWTVEVLSQHEGEHGGFKEIISRVIGFGAYSQFKFESGAHRVQRVPETETQGRVHTSAATVAVMAEIEESEVNINPADLKVDTFRSSGAGGQHVNKTESAIRITHIPSGVVVECQEERSQHKNRAKAMALLQARLVDAERSKFASEIAAQRKQLVGSGDRSERIRTYNFPQGRITDHRINLTLYQLDRVIAGDLEPVLQPLLAEHQAELLAELGEA, from the coding sequence ATGAAAAACTCCCTGATTGAAAAGCTGCAAAACATGCTGGAGCGCCGCGAAGAACTTTCGCAGGAACTCAGCGACCCTGAAGTCATTGGCGATGTGGACAAGTTTCGCCGCCTGTCGCAGGAATACGCCCAGCTGGGGCCGGTGGTGGAGAGCTTTGCCGCCTGGCAAAGCAGCAGCGAAAACCTCACCGATCTGGAAGCCATGCAGTCCGACGCCGACCCCGACATGCGCGCGATGGCCGCCGAGGAATATCCGCAAGTCAAAGCCCGCATTGCCGCGCTGGAGGCCGAGCTGCAAGGCTACCTGGTGCCGCGCGATCCGCTGGACAACAACAACGTCTTTTTAGAAGTGCGCGCCGGCACCGGCGGTGACGAGGCGGCGATTTTTGCCGGCGATTTATTCCGCATGTACAGCCGCTATGCCGAAACCCAAGGCTGGACGGTCGAAGTGCTGTCGCAGCACGAAGGCGAGCATGGCGGCTTTAAAGAAATCATCAGCCGCGTGATCGGTTTTGGTGCCTATTCGCAGTTCAAGTTTGAGTCCGGCGCTCACCGCGTCCAGCGCGTCCCCGAAACCGAAACCCAGGGTCGCGTGCATACCTCTGCCGCCACGGTTGCGGTGATGGCCGAGATCGAAGAATCCGAGGTCAACATCAACCCGGCGGATTTGAAGGTGGACACTTTCCGCTCCAGCGGCGCGGGTGGTCAGCACGTCAACAAAACCGAATCCGCCATTCGCATCACCCACATCCCCAGCGGCGTGGTGGTGGAATGCCAGGAAGAACGCTCGCAGCACAAAAATCGCGCCAAGGCGATGGCGCTGCTGCAAGCGCGGCTGGTGGATGCCGAACGCAGCAAGTTTGCCTCCGAAATTGCCGCCCAGCGCAAGCAACTGGTCGGCAGCGGCGACCGTTCTGAACGCATCCGCACCTACAACTTTCCGCAGGGGCGCATCACCGATCACCGCATCAACTTGACGCTGTATCAGCTCGATCGCGTCATCGCCGGTGATCTGGAACCCGTGCTGCAACCGCTGCTGGCCGAGCACCAAGCCGAACTCTTGGCCGAACTGGGCGAGGCGTGA
- the hemA gene encoding glutamyl-tRNA reductase: protein MSLVTLGLSHHHAPVEARERLSFTESDLPHALERLRALPGVQEAAILSTCNRTEIMVVAAPDEEQRLLEWWRRERQVPEGYIEKYAYTHRDQSSVTHSLRVAAGLDSLVVGEPQILGQMKQSFSLARELHALGPILARLFQHAFAVAKLVRSQTEVGAHPVSVAYAALQMARRIFADMHNQTALLVGAGETIRLFGQHLHQHGIGRIVIANRSLERAQKLAQELGGYAVSLSDLPTYLGQADLIVSSTAARDHIIGLDLMQRVVQSRRRKAVFMIDLAVPRDIDPQIADIEDIYLYTVDDLRGVIAQNMKLREAAAQQAEGLVKAQAHEFSHWLESRDAAATIYAIRARARADRDAVLAKARGRLARGESPEAVMEFVANTLSNKILHAPSQTLRQADSVDQAMLLNAAQRLFQLPDHD from the coding sequence ATGTCTTTAGTCACGCTCGGACTCAGCCACCACCACGCGCCTGTTGAAGCGCGCGAGCGGCTGTCGTTCACCGAATCGGATCTGCCGCACGCGCTGGAACGGCTGCGGGCGTTGCCGGGCGTGCAGGAAGCAGCGATTCTGTCCACCTGCAACCGCACCGAAATCATGGTGGTGGCCGCGCCCGATGAAGAACAGCGCCTGCTGGAATGGTGGCGGCGTGAGCGCCAGGTGCCTGAAGGCTATATTGAAAAATACGCCTATACCCACCGCGACCAGAGCAGCGTGACCCACAGCCTGCGCGTGGCGGCAGGGCTGGATTCGCTGGTGGTCGGTGAGCCGCAAATCCTCGGGCAGATGAAGCAGAGTTTCAGTCTGGCGCGCGAGTTGCATGCGCTGGGGCCGATTCTGGCGCGGCTGTTTCAGCACGCCTTTGCCGTGGCCAAGCTGGTGCGCTCACAAACCGAGGTGGGTGCGCATCCGGTGTCGGTGGCCTATGCCGCCCTGCAAATGGCGCGGCGGATTTTTGCCGACATGCACAACCAGACTGCGCTGCTGGTCGGGGCGGGCGAAACCATTCGCCTGTTTGGCCAGCATCTGCACCAGCATGGCATTGGGCGCATCGTCATCGCCAACCGCAGTCTGGAGCGCGCGCAAAAGCTGGCGCAGGAACTGGGCGGCTATGCCGTGAGCCTGAGCGATTTGCCCACCTATCTGGGGCAGGCGGATTTGATCGTCTCATCCACCGCCGCGCGCGATCACATCATTGGCCTGGATCTGATGCAGCGCGTGGTGCAATCGCGGCGGCGCAAGGCGGTGTTCATGATCGACCTTGCCGTGCCGCGCGACATCGATCCGCAAATCGCTGATATTGAAGATATTTATCTCTACACCGTAGATGATTTGCGCGGTGTGATTGCTCAAAACATGAAGCTGCGCGAAGCCGCCGCCCAACAAGCCGAAGGGCTGGTCAAGGCTCAGGCGCATGAGTTTAGTCATTGGCTGGAAAGCCGCGATGCGGCGGCGACGATCTACGCCATCCGCGCGCGCGCGCGCGCCGATCGGGATGCGGTTTTAGCCAAAGCGCGCGGTCGGCTGGCGCGCGGTGAATCCCCCGAGGCGGTGATGGAGTTTGTCGCCAACACCCTGAGCAACAAAATCCTGCACGCGCCCTCGCAAACGCTGCGCCAGGCCGACAGCGTCGATCAGGCGATGCTGCTCAACGCCGCCCAGCGGCTGTTTCAACTCCCCGACCACGATTGA
- a CDS encoding tetratricopeptide repeat protein, with the protein MTTSVRPVLICLTCASSLLAACASMTPAPTAAPTPEAAAPRLESVLPDPQAQAQYHIMAGEMAAGRQQAKQAAQEFLLALDGYPDPELAQRATQLAVSARDARLTLRAAQRWLALAADDAGPREIIASLSLDRGDRQQALEQCRELAERHPASRADGLMDCARIASQAAPNRAEDALWLMQQLINDDPQAAAAHHALAVVALRFDQLDLATAAAREARRLEPENRDHQLLEIGILAQSGEIASALTQIKQLVKADPDNTELRLQYARLLLDDGQRAAARQQMQAVLKIDPDDVDANYVMGALALEDDDPVTARRHLSKLLGTTRTAEAALQLGQLAETQGRDDEALAYYAVVQSGPAALEAGLRSIQLLARTERLSVAYELIDAMRSRYPPLKTRLDLTEGELRIQYNDAAGALTLYDRALTRTAPEDAQGHLSLRYGRSLAYEQLGRIDDAEADLRAILSENPDDARALNALGYMLASHTARLDEAEQLVARAQTLEPDDPAIMDSLGWVYFKQGKLAQAIEWLRQAHEQFPDPEVAAHLGEALWVDGQQDQARQVWDAARAQDPNHAVLRETLERLTP; encoded by the coding sequence GTGACCACCTCCGTCCGTCCCGTATTGATCTGCCTGACCTGCGCCAGCAGTCTTTTGGCTGCCTGTGCCAGCATGACGCCCGCGCCCACCGCCGCCCCCACGCCCGAAGCCGCCGCGCCGCGTCTGGAAAGTGTGCTGCCCGATCCCCAGGCCCAGGCGCAGTACCACATCATGGCCGGGGAGATGGCAGCAGGTCGCCAGCAGGCCAAACAGGCCGCACAAGAGTTTTTGTTGGCACTGGATGGCTACCCCGATCCCGAACTGGCGCAGCGCGCCACCCAGCTTGCGGTCAGCGCCCGTGATGCACGACTGACCCTGCGCGCCGCGCAGCGCTGGCTGGCGCTGGCCGCCGATGATGCCGGCCCGCGCGAAATCATCGCCAGCCTGAGCCTGGATCGTGGTGACCGCCAGCAGGCGCTGGAACAGTGCCGTGAGTTGGCCGAGCGCCATCCGGCCAGTCGCGCCGATGGTCTGATGGACTGCGCGCGCATCGCCAGCCAGGCGGCGCCCAACCGCGCCGAGGATGCGCTGTGGCTGATGCAGCAGCTGATCAACGACGATCCACAAGCCGCCGCCGCACATCACGCCCTTGCGGTGGTCGCCCTGCGCTTTGACCAACTGGATCTGGCAACCGCCGCAGCGCGCGAGGCGCGGCGTCTGGAGCCGGAGAACCGTGATCACCAGCTCCTGGAAATCGGCATTCTCGCCCAGTCCGGCGAGATCGCATCGGCACTGACGCAGATCAAGCAACTGGTCAAGGCCGATCCCGACAACACCGAGCTGCGCCTCCAGTACGCGCGCCTGTTGCTGGATGACGGGCAGCGCGCGGCGGCACGCCAGCAAATGCAGGCCGTTCTCAAGATCGACCCGGATGATGTGGATGCCAACTATGTGATGGGCGCGCTGGCACTCGAAGACGACGATCCGGTGACGGCGCGCCGCCATCTGAGCAAGCTGCTGGGCACCACCCGCACCGCCGAAGCGGCGCTGCAACTCGGCCAGCTGGCCGAAACCCAGGGGCGCGACGACGAGGCGCTGGCGTATTACGCGGTGGTGCAAAGCGGCCCGGCGGCGCTCGAAGCCGGCCTGCGCAGCATCCAGCTGCTGGCGCGCACCGAACGCCTGTCCGTGGCCTATGAGCTAATCGATGCGATGCGCAGCCGCTATCCGCCCCTGAAGACCCGGCTGGATCTGACCGAAGGCGAGCTGCGCATCCAATACAACGATGCCGCAGGCGCCCTGACGCTCTATGACCGCGCCCTGACGCGCACCGCGCCCGAAGATGCGCAAGGGCATCTGAGCCTGCGCTATGGCCGCTCGCTGGCTTACGAGCAACTGGGGCGCATCGATGATGCCGAAGCCGACCTGCGCGCCATCCTCAGCGAAAATCCCGACGATGCGCGCGCGCTCAATGCCCTCGGCTACATGCTCGCCTCCCATACCGCGCGTCTGGATGAGGCCGAACAACTGGTCGCGCGCGCGCAGACGCTGGAACCGGATGACCCGGCCATCATGGACAGTCTCGGCTGGGTTTATTTCAAGCAGGGCAAGCTGGCCCAGGCGATTGAATGGCTGCGCCAGGCGCATGAACAATTCCCCGATCCGGAAGTCGCCGCACATCTGGGCGAGGCGCTGTGGGTCGATGGTCAGCAGGATCAGGCACGCCAGGTCTGGGATGCCGCGCGCGCGCAAGACCCCAATCATGCGGTGCTGCGCGAAACGCTCGAACGCCTCACCCCCTGA